A genomic window from Luteolibacter sp. LG18 includes:
- a CDS encoding polymer-forming cytoskeletal protein: protein MANPTNVLASGIEITGSIRFSNDMIIDGKIEGEITSDKGRVTIGENALVKGDVTAGEVKVYGKVEGKITSQRCELKDKSKISGDIKSKVFTMEEGAQLSGRTEIGG from the coding sequence ATGGCCAATCCGACCAACGTTCTCGCCAGCGGCATCGAAATCACGGGTTCGATCCGGTTTTCCAACGACATGATCATCGACGGCAAAATCGAGGGTGAGATCACCTCGGACAAAGGCCGCGTGACCATCGGTGAAAACGCGCTCGTGAAGGGCGACGTCACCGCCGGGGAAGTGAAGGTCTACGGCAAGGTGGAAGGCAAGATCACCTCCCAGCGCTGCGAGCTGAAGGACAAGTCGAAGATCAGCGGCGACATCAAGTCCAAGGTCTTCACCATGGAGGAAGGCGCCCAGCTCTCCGGCCGCACCGAAATCGGCGGCTGA
- a CDS encoding pyridoxal-phosphate dependent enzyme has product MERDALPLDRRLRQETLFARERVYRFGQPTPLERLILPGPGPEIWVKREDLSPIKAYKWRGACNRMAVLTPEEAARGVVTASAGNHAQGVALAAKQLGIQARIYMPRSTPRVKQQAVKLHGGDRVEILLSGDSYDEAVTAAREDERATGAVYLHAYDDLQVMAGQATLADEVVLSGHGPFDAAYLQIGGGGMAAGAACWLNMLWPDTELIGVEGEGQASMKAALEAGEPVTLDKVDIFCDGTAVRKAGSLPFEICRGTLSRVETVSNTEVSRAIRVLWETLRCVSEPSGAMGLAAVLKNREALVGKRVLVVVTGANIDFLQLGLIAQSEGASATASRTLRVRIPERPGTMLALLDGCFEGLNITDFQYGKYHATEAWPVFTVTADDDSKLAALPDRFAAGGYEWEDLSGAVDVNFRAIPLREELLTSPLFLRLDFYERRGALHDFLDKIIRGRASFFYFNYRQSGERIGRALIGLDFDTPEARDAFTATLPPRGEGYRLCTPLDAAAQKRILGA; this is encoded by the coding sequence ATGGAACGTGACGCGCTGCCCCTCGACCGCCGCCTGCGGCAGGAAACCCTGTTCGCCCGCGAGCGGGTGTATCGCTTCGGGCAGCCCACTCCCCTCGAGCGCCTGATCCTCCCCGGCCCCGGCCCGGAGATCTGGGTGAAGCGCGAGGATCTCTCGCCCATCAAGGCCTACAAGTGGCGCGGCGCCTGCAACCGCATGGCCGTGCTCACGCCCGAGGAGGCCGCCCGCGGAGTGGTCACCGCCTCGGCCGGCAACCACGCCCAGGGAGTGGCCCTCGCCGCCAAACAACTCGGTATCCAGGCGCGCATCTACATGCCGCGTTCCACGCCCCGCGTGAAACAACAGGCGGTGAAACTCCATGGCGGCGACCGCGTGGAGATCCTCCTTTCCGGCGACAGCTACGACGAGGCCGTGACCGCCGCCCGTGAGGACGAGCGCGCCACCGGCGCGGTCTACCTGCACGCCTACGACGACCTCCAGGTAATGGCCGGGCAGGCCACGCTGGCCGACGAAGTCGTGCTTTCCGGCCACGGCCCCTTCGATGCCGCCTACCTCCAGATCGGCGGTGGCGGCATGGCCGCTGGGGCGGCCTGCTGGCTGAACATGCTTTGGCCGGACACCGAACTCATCGGCGTGGAAGGCGAAGGCCAGGCCTCAATGAAGGCCGCGCTCGAAGCCGGTGAGCCCGTCACCTTGGACAAGGTCGACATCTTCTGCGACGGCACCGCCGTCCGGAAGGCGGGCTCCCTGCCCTTCGAGATCTGCCGCGGCACCCTTTCCCGCGTCGAAACCGTCAGCAACACCGAGGTCAGCCGCGCCATCCGCGTGCTCTGGGAAACGCTCCGCTGCGTGTCCGAACCCTCCGGCGCGATGGGCCTCGCCGCCGTGCTGAAGAACCGCGAGGCACTCGTCGGCAAGCGCGTCCTCGTCGTCGTCACCGGCGCGAACATCGACTTCCTCCAGCTCGGCCTGATCGCCCAATCCGAAGGAGCCTCCGCCACCGCCAGCCGCACCCTGCGCGTCCGCATTCCGGAGCGGCCGGGCACCATGCTGGCCCTGCTCGACGGCTGCTTCGAGGGCCTGAACATCACCGATTTCCAATACGGCAAGTACCACGCCACCGAGGCCTGGCCGGTCTTCACCGTCACCGCGGACGATGACTCCAAGCTCGCCGCCCTCCCCGACCGCTTCGCCGCCGGTGGCTACGAGTGGGAGGACCTTTCCGGAGCCGTGGACGTGAATTTCCGCGCCATCCCGCTGCGCGAGGAACTGCTCACCAGCCCGCTGTTCCTGCGCCTCGACTTCTACGAGCGCCGCGGCGCGCTCCACGACTTCCTCGACAAGATCATCCGCGGCCGCGCCAGCTTCTTCTACTTCAACTACCGCCAGTCCGGCGAACGCATCGGCCGCGCCCTGATCGGCCTCGATTTCGACACTCCCGAGGCCCGCGACGCCTTCACCGCCACCCTCCCGCCGCGCGGTGAAGGCTACCGCCTCTGCACCCCCCTCGACGCCGCCGCCCAGAAGCGGATCCTGGGAGCCTAA
- a CDS encoding endonuclease/exonuclease/phosphatase family protein, producing MKVILTLLTPLLLAVPCRGAEGSKALRVVSWNLHHGEGSDGKQDLARIAAVIQSQEPDVVVLQEVDNKCKRSGGVDQAAELARLTNLQYVFGKAMDHDGGEYGQAILSRFPLSDLKIHKLPGEGEPRIAISARTETPFGPLTVAGVHLDYGDPARQLVQAQVASAALLEVSTGPIVLAGDFNATAESKTLAVFSQAPWIVVPKSGSAATEPAVKPDKEIDFTVVKGLRPVKPTVVVAETAASDHRPIVTAFAKPE from the coding sequence ATGAAAGTGATTTTGACCCTTCTGACCCCCTTGCTGCTGGCCGTTCCGTGCCGCGGCGCCGAGGGATCGAAGGCGCTCCGGGTGGTCAGTTGGAACCTCCACCACGGCGAAGGAAGCGATGGAAAGCAGGATCTGGCCCGCATCGCGGCGGTGATTCAGTCCCAGGAGCCGGACGTGGTCGTCCTCCAGGAGGTGGACAACAAGTGCAAGCGCAGCGGCGGGGTGGACCAGGCCGCCGAGCTGGCCCGCCTGACGAACCTGCAATACGTTTTCGGCAAGGCGATGGACCACGATGGCGGCGAATACGGCCAGGCGATCCTGTCCCGGTTCCCGCTCTCCGACCTGAAAATCCACAAGCTCCCTGGCGAAGGTGAGCCGCGGATCGCGATTTCCGCCCGCACGGAGACCCCCTTCGGTCCGCTGACGGTGGCGGGCGTCCACCTCGATTACGGCGACCCGGCCCGGCAACTGGTGCAGGCACAGGTTGCCTCGGCCGCCCTGCTGGAGGTGTCCACCGGTCCGATCGTGCTGGCCGGGGATTTCAATGCCACGGCGGAATCCAAGACACTGGCGGTGTTTTCCCAGGCCCCGTGGATCGTGGTCCCGAAGTCGGGGAGCGCGGCCACCGAGCCCGCGGTGAAGCCGGACAAGGAGATCGATTTCACGGTGGTGAAGGGTCTGCGGCCGGTGAAACCGACCGTGGTGGTGGCCGAGACGGCCGCCTCCGACCACCGGCCGATCGTGACGGCGTTCGCAAAGCCGGAGTGA
- a CDS encoding TA system VapC family ribonuclease toxin: MDLLDVNVWLALCDENHQHHEAARHYWETGGAEELLFCRVTVLGLLRLATNSKAMAGQPFSVEEAWEAYQSFLALPEVRFLPDTGIEDGQMESWVQQGIVTPPLWTDAYLAALAMEAGCRLVSFDSDFKRFPGLRFLHLKGERPPI, encoded by the coding sequence ATGGACCTTCTTGATGTGAATGTCTGGCTGGCTCTCTGCGACGAGAACCACCAGCACCATGAAGCAGCACGCCACTACTGGGAAACCGGCGGCGCGGAGGAACTCCTCTTCTGCCGGGTGACTGTCCTCGGATTGTTGCGGCTGGCCACCAACTCCAAGGCGATGGCCGGACAGCCTTTTTCGGTGGAGGAAGCGTGGGAGGCTTATCAGTCCTTCCTAGCACTGCCGGAGGTGCGGTTCCTGCCGGACACAGGGATCGAAGACGGGCAGATGGAATCCTGGGTCCAACAGGGCATCGTCACCCCGCCGCTCTGGACGGATGCCTATCTGGCGGCGTTGGCCATGGAAGCCGGGTGCCGGCTGGTCTCATTCGATTCCGATTTCAAAAGATTTCCCGGCCTGCGATTCCTCCATCTCAAGGGAGAGCGCCCGCCGATCTAA
- a CDS encoding FHA domain-containing protein, which yields MPRVTITVPDTTPQPYRFQLDRRKVSLGRGSENDIQINCSSVSVKHAEMVRTDAGYEIRDLSSTNGTKLEGQRRMTIPLHSGTTVLLGDVSFDFQLSDEEQAELGTQSPIEALPPQKEKAPARSLADAPVAGRSSGTMVLLFIVLALAAFGVGLAIRHQKETGRSLLDDLGSKKPAKKAPAKVEPAPADAAPADASPAPAPSADTTPAPAPAAPETTEPAK from the coding sequence ATGCCCCGCGTCACCATCACCGTTCCCGATACCACCCCGCAGCCCTACCGGTTCCAACTCGACCGCCGGAAGGTTTCCCTCGGCCGCGGCAGCGAGAACGACATCCAGATCAATTGCTCCTCCGTCTCGGTGAAGCACGCCGAGATGGTCCGGACCGACGCGGGCTACGAAATCCGGGACTTGAGCTCCACCAATGGCACGAAGCTGGAAGGCCAGCGCCGGATGACCATCCCGCTCCATTCCGGAACGACGGTCCTGCTTGGCGACGTTTCGTTCGATTTCCAGCTCAGCGACGAAGAACAGGCCGAACTCGGCACCCAATCGCCGATCGAGGCCCTGCCGCCGCAAAAGGAAAAGGCCCCCGCCCGCTCGCTGGCGGACGCACCGGTGGCAGGCCGCTCCAGCGGCACCATGGTCCTGCTGTTCATCGTGCTGGCCCTCGCCGCCTTCGGGGTCGGTCTGGCGATCCGCCACCAGAAGGAAACCGGCCGCTCGCTGCTCGACGACCTCGGCAGCAAGAAGCCCGCGAAAAAGGCCCCGGCCAAGGTTGAACCCGCCCCTGCCGACGCGGCTCCGGCGGACGCCTCCCCGGCCCCCGCGCCCTCCGCGGACACCACTCCGGCACCGGCTCCCGCCGCTCCGGAAACGACCGAGCCCGCGAAGTAA
- the murI gene encoding glutamate racemase: protein MSSAPLGIFDSGVGGLTVVRAVQQLLPHEDIIYLGDTARLPYGSKSPQTIRQFADEDVRFLLGKHVKAIVVACNTATAHALPSLLAQYRTPIIGVIEPGVEAALAEPTTERVGIIATQGTIRSHAYQHALAQRRTGLIIHGQATPLLVPFIEENWIDHPAIRLVLDAYLQPLVDKGIDTLMLACTHYPLLIPVLRELLPAEVRLVDSATTCAEHLKRELTRLELLAPETQDGSLTIHLTDLSEQFEALARQFLKKSPGRIQRAVLE, encoded by the coding sequence GTGTCCAGCGCACCCCTTGGTATTTTCGATTCCGGCGTCGGCGGCCTCACGGTCGTCCGCGCCGTCCAGCAGCTCCTGCCCCACGAGGACATCATCTACCTCGGGGACACCGCGCGCCTGCCCTACGGCTCGAAAAGCCCCCAGACCATCCGCCAGTTCGCGGATGAGGACGTGCGCTTCCTGCTCGGGAAACACGTGAAGGCCATTGTGGTCGCCTGCAACACGGCGACCGCCCACGCCCTGCCGAGCCTGCTGGCCCAGTACCGCACCCCGATCATCGGCGTGATCGAACCGGGGGTGGAGGCCGCCCTGGCCGAGCCCACCACCGAGCGGGTCGGCATCATCGCCACCCAGGGCACCATCCGTTCCCATGCCTACCAGCACGCGCTGGCCCAGCGGCGGACCGGCCTGATCATCCACGGCCAGGCCACGCCGCTGCTCGTGCCCTTCATCGAGGAAAACTGGATCGACCACCCGGCGATCCGGCTGGTGCTGGACGCCTACCTCCAGCCGCTGGTGGACAAGGGCATCGACACCCTGATGCTGGCCTGCACCCACTACCCGCTGCTGATTCCGGTGCTGCGCGAGCTACTGCCGGCGGAGGTCCGGCTGGTGGACTCCGCCACCACCTGCGCGGAGCACCTGAAGCGCGAGCTGACCCGCCTCGAGCTGCTCGCCCCGGAAACCCAGGACGGCAGCCTCACGATCCACCTCACCGACCTTTCGGAACAATTCGAGGCCCTCGCCCGCCAGTTCCTGAAAAAATCCCCCGGCCGCATCCAGCGCGCGGTATTGGAATAG